A genomic region of Kluyveromyces marxianus DMKU3-1042 DNA, complete genome, chromosome 5 contains the following coding sequences:
- the POP5 gene encoding RNA-binding protein POP5, producing the protein MVRLKSRYILFEILYPTTGEKFESVPNTQKKTILMNHHRISPNTINAKIILQELRKQLQINFGDYGAGKATSLLQIKYFSNKTSTGIIRCSHEDHQLVIVALTLMNQLDSVEDIIVNPIKVSGTIKKIELYAINRSRRLNRILSTTDRNDEFSTIIEDDIDD; encoded by the coding sequence ATGGTTCGATTGAAAAGCAGATACATATTGTTCGAAATTTTATACCCTACAACCGGTGAAAAGTTCGAATCAGTACCGAACacacagaagaagaccaTTCTAATGAACCACCATCGAATATCTCCTAACACAATCAATGCAAAAATTATCTTACAGGAGCTTCGAAAGCAACTTCAAATTAACTTTGGGGATTATGGAGCCGGAAAGGCTACCTCATTACTACAGATAAAGTACTTTTCAAATAAGACATCGACAGGCATAATACGATGCAGTCATGAAGATCATCAACTCGTCATTGTCGCACTCACATTAATGAACCAACTTGATTCTGTTGAAGACATAATTGTCAATCCAATCAAAGTTAGTGGAActataaagaaaatagaGCTATATGCCATAAACAGAAGTCGTAGATTGAATAGAATTCTTTCAACGACGGATAGGAATGATGAGTTTTCTACCATTATAGAGGACGATATTGACGATTAA